The Nitrospira sp. genome contains a region encoding:
- the fabD gene encoding ACP S-malonyltransferase, translating to MTQGIGLVFPGQGSQSVGMGKALYDTHPSLKSVYDEATSVLSYDVGALCFTGPAERLNLTEFTQPALLVSSMAALRLLEPVGIKPVAVAGHSLGEYSALVAAGGLSFRDAVGLVQKRGRYMSEAVAPGTGLVAALLGLAAGVVKDVCRTASSAGVVAAANFNSPGQVVIAGEKAAVERAIELAKAQGCKKAIPLPVSVPVHTPLMQPAADRLAKDFAAVQWSDLSAPLVNNAEAKAIRLASEIQASLVRQLPSSVLWEETVHTMGKMGVTTFVEVGPGTVLTGLIKRILPDSKLLNVNDPKSLDATLQAVS from the coding sequence ATGACTCAAGGAATCGGGCTTGTTTTTCCAGGACAGGGATCTCAGTCAGTGGGGATGGGTAAGGCGCTCTATGATACTCATCCCTCTTTGAAGTCCGTCTATGATGAGGCGACCTCGGTTTTGAGTTATGATGTCGGGGCGTTATGCTTTACGGGACCGGCTGAGCGGCTCAATCTGACGGAATTCACCCAGCCGGCCTTGCTGGTCAGCAGCATGGCGGCGTTGAGGCTGTTGGAGCCGGTCGGAATCAAGCCGGTCGCGGTGGCGGGACATAGTTTGGGCGAGTATTCGGCGCTGGTTGCGGCCGGCGGCCTCTCATTCCGGGATGCGGTTGGCCTGGTTCAGAAACGAGGACGCTACATGTCGGAAGCCGTGGCTCCGGGAACCGGTCTTGTCGCGGCCCTGTTGGGTCTCGCCGCCGGCGTGGTTAAGGATGTGTGCCGCACGGCGTCATCCGCCGGGGTTGTCGCGGCGGCGAATTTCAACTCGCCGGGGCAAGTGGTCATTGCCGGTGAAAAGGCGGCGGTGGAAAGAGCGATTGAATTGGCCAAGGCACAAGGCTGTAAAAAGGCTATCCCTCTGCCGGTGAGTGTGCCCGTTCATACTCCGTTGATGCAGCCAGCCGCCGATCGTTTGGCCAAGGACTTTGCCGCGGTTCAGTGGTCTGATCTCAGCGCCCCTCTGGTGAACAATGCGGAGGCGAAAGCGATCAGACTGGCAAGCGAAATCCAGGCATCGTTGGTTCGCCAGCTGCCCTCTTCCGTGCTGTGGGAGGAGACCGTGCATACAATGGGAAAGATGGGGGTCACGACGTTTGTGGAGGTGGGACCGGGCACCGTGTTGACCGGCTTGATCAAGCGGATTCTGCCGGACTCCAAATTGTTGAATGTGAATGATCCAAAGTCACTGGATGCGACGCTCCAGGCAGTGAGCTAG
- the plsX gene encoding phosphate acyltransferase PlsX, with product MKIALDAVGGDHGPAPCIEGAFQAVRELDVEVVLVGDETTLKQECARLACLDSRLSIRHASQVVEMHESPAAVARKKRDSSIWIATELVKNGHADAVVSPGNTGASMVAAFFVLGLAKGVERPAIATSLPTLSGEAIMLDVGANVDCTAKHLEQFALMGNEYAKHLLGKPNPRIGLLSIGEEDSKGNEVTKEAFKLLKGSSMNFVGNVEGRDVYSGIADIVVCDGFIGNVALKISEGVAEMIKRLLLKEISGHFLGRLAYPLISGPLTNLKRKIDYAEFGGAPLLGVNGITMICHGRSSAKAIKNAIRRAKGMAEGRVRELIQRNIDESRSRPPVELGT from the coding sequence ATGAAGATCGCGCTTGACGCCGTGGGCGGCGATCATGGCCCCGCGCCGTGCATCGAGGGTGCTTTCCAGGCTGTCAGGGAATTGGACGTCGAGGTCGTCCTTGTCGGCGACGAGACGACCCTCAAACAGGAGTGCGCGCGTCTGGCCTGTCTCGACTCCCGCCTGTCTATTCGGCATGCTTCCCAAGTCGTTGAAATGCATGAGTCGCCTGCCGCGGTGGCTCGGAAGAAACGAGACTCGTCGATCTGGATCGCGACGGAATTGGTCAAGAACGGCCATGCCGATGCGGTCGTGAGCCCAGGGAACACGGGCGCAAGCATGGTGGCGGCATTCTTCGTATTAGGACTTGCAAAAGGGGTTGAGCGGCCGGCGATCGCCACCAGCCTGCCGACGCTGAGCGGGGAAGCGATCATGCTCGATGTGGGGGCCAACGTCGACTGCACTGCCAAGCATCTTGAGCAATTCGCCTTGATGGGAAACGAATATGCCAAGCATCTGCTCGGTAAGCCGAATCCCCGTATCGGTCTTCTGAGCATCGGTGAAGAAGACAGCAAGGGCAACGAAGTCACCAAAGAGGCGTTTAAGCTGCTCAAAGGGAGTTCGATGAATTTTGTGGGGAATGTGGAGGGACGGGATGTGTACAGTGGAATCGCCGATATCGTCGTCTGCGACGGGTTTATCGGCAACGTGGCGTTGAAGATTTCCGAGGGCGTTGCCGAGATGATCAAGAGGCTGCTGCTCAAGGAAATTTCCGGCCACTTCCTGGGCCGATTGGCCTATCCCTTGATTTCCGGCCCTCTGACGAATCTGAAGCGAAAAATCGACTATGCCGAATTCGGCGGTGCCCCACTGCTGGGGGTCAATGGGATTACGATGATTTGCCACGGACGATCGTCGGCTAAGGCCATCAAAAATGCGATTCGACGGGCCAAAGGCATGGCTGAGGGCCGTGTGCGAGAGCTGATTCAACGGAATATCGACGAGAGCCGTTCCCGTCCACCGGTGGAATTGGGAACATGA
- a CDS encoding single-stranded DNA-binding protein produces MAGFNKVILMGNLTRNPELRYTPSGTPVASFGLAVSRRFKQAEDLKEEVCFVDIVVFGRQAEHCGQYLSKGNGAIVEGRLQQRRWETEDGQKRSKHEVVAQTVTFMPKRQDGGPSAEPPMHDEPGYDIGEEG; encoded by the coding sequence GTGGCCGGATTTAACAAAGTCATTCTGATGGGAAACCTCACCAGGAATCCTGAGCTTCGGTACACTCCGAGCGGGACACCGGTGGCGAGTTTTGGCCTCGCGGTAAGCCGTCGGTTTAAACAGGCCGAAGATTTGAAAGAAGAGGTCTGCTTTGTGGACATTGTCGTGTTCGGCCGGCAGGCGGAACATTGCGGGCAGTATCTGAGCAAAGGGAATGGGGCGATCGTCGAAGGCCGGTTGCAGCAGCGCCGATGGGAAACTGAAGATGGCCAAAAGCGCAGTAAGCACGAAGTGGTCGCGCAGACGGTGACGTTTATGCCGAAGCGCCAAGATGGCGGCCCAAGTGCCGAACCTCCGATGCACGACGAGCCCGGCTATGACATAGGCGAGGAAGGTTAA
- a CDS encoding 30S ribosomal protein S18, translating into MDRSENERGGGGGRLFQRRRPCRFCLEKAPIDFKDAGLLRNFLTERGRIVPRRISGNCMRHQRELTVAVKRARHIAIISFAEER; encoded by the coding sequence ATGGATCGAAGCGAAAACGAGCGTGGCGGGGGTGGGGGCCGGTTATTTCAGCGAAGGCGTCCTTGCCGATTCTGTTTGGAGAAGGCGCCGATCGATTTTAAGGACGCCGGACTCCTGCGGAATTTTTTGACGGAACGGGGACGGATCGTTCCGCGCCGCATTTCCGGGAATTGCATGCGTCATCAGCGTGAACTGACGGTGGCCGTCAAGCGGGCTCGGCATATCGCGATTATCAGCTTCGCCGAGGAGCGATGA
- a CDS encoding DUF177 domain-containing protein: MTYVTGDFDAPGWGSGTLLRMTMDVLTPKIADITAEGLSLSGDLTGEELELTDADVSIRGTLAVGLDLRAIERTIYVTGVVEGTAVRQCVRCLKDFEDPMAFSLRVAYEREAKATPAAPKRDDARKKKMAAPVEVDAEEQNDDLYYFTGDHLELAPMLREQLILAAPMHPLCSEDCLGLCPRCGKDLNEGPCGCVEAPTGGPFHVLRDIKGKLREPGDR; this comes from the coding sequence ATGACGTACGTGACGGGCGATTTCGATGCACCGGGGTGGGGCAGCGGCACGCTGCTAAGGATGACCATGGATGTATTGACACCGAAAATCGCGGATATCACGGCCGAAGGCCTGTCGTTGTCGGGCGACCTGACGGGCGAAGAGCTCGAACTGACGGATGCGGATGTGTCCATTCGCGGAACCCTGGCGGTGGGACTGGATCTTCGCGCGATCGAGCGCACCATCTATGTGACCGGCGTGGTCGAAGGGACGGCGGTCCGCCAATGCGTGCGCTGTCTCAAAGATTTTGAAGACCCGATGGCGTTTTCTTTACGAGTGGCCTACGAACGGGAAGCCAAGGCGACGCCCGCCGCCCCCAAACGAGATGATGCGCGGAAGAAAAAAATGGCGGCACCGGTCGAAGTTGACGCCGAAGAGCAGAACGACGACCTCTATTACTTTACGGGCGATCATCTGGAGCTGGCGCCGATGCTGCGCGAGCAATTGATTCTCGCCGCTCCGATGCATCCCCTGTGTTCCGAGGACTGCCTCGGACTATGCCCTCGTTGTGGAAAAGATTTGAATGAAGGCCCGTGTGGTTGCGTCGAGGCGCCGACGGGAGGTCCGTTTCACGTGTTGCGCGATATAAAGGGAAAACTGCGAGAACCCGGTGATCGCTGA
- the rpsF gene encoding 30S ribosomal protein S6 — MELYESLFIIRPSVSDEETKTLIDKMKNVADKTGAQFIKAENLGKKKLAYEVRRERKGTYAYFYFKAPNNTVGELERAYRLEDNIIKFLTVHHEKPLVERRPVEASAQESDGGRI; from the coding sequence ATGGAGCTCTACGAGTCTCTGTTTATTATTCGTCCGTCCGTCTCCGATGAGGAGACGAAAACGCTCATCGACAAGATGAAAAATGTCGCCGACAAAACCGGCGCCCAATTCATCAAAGCCGAAAATTTAGGGAAGAAAAAGCTCGCCTACGAAGTGCGTCGCGAACGGAAGGGCACCTACGCCTATTTCTACTTTAAGGCCCCGAACAACACCGTCGGCGAACTCGAACGAGCCTATCGATTGGAAGACAACATCATTAAGTTTTTGACGGTCCATCACGAAAAACCGTTGGTGGAACGGCGTCCGGTGGAAGCTTCAGCACAGGAGTCCGACGGTGGCCGGATTTAA
- the rpmF gene encoding 50S ribosomal protein L32, protein MPNPKHKHSRARRDKRRTQKLRMTPPGMAVCPQCHELKLPHYTCLNCGTYKGKAVIQVEEA, encoded by the coding sequence ATGCCCAATCCAAAACATAAACATTCGAGGGCGAGACGCGACAAGCGTCGCACTCAAAAACTGCGTATGACCCCGCCGGGGATGGCTGTCTGTCCCCAGTGCCATGAGCTGAAGTTGCCGCATTACACCTGTTTGAACTGTGGAACCTACAAGGGCAAGGCAGTCATTCAGGTCGAAGAAGCGTGA
- a CDS encoding ketoacyl-ACP synthase III gives MKAYIAGTGSYAPARVLTNADLERMVATSDEWIRERTGIRERHIAATGEACSDLAVQAGKRALTAAGLAATDIDMILVATCTGDYPLPATACLVQHQLGATNAAACDLSAACCGFVYALSVADAYVKNGMRHVLVIGSEVMSAITDWSDRNTCVLFGDGAGAVVVSASDGERGILSTHLRSDGALCELIMVPGGGSRTPPSEKVIAERQHYIKMKGNETFKVAVRTLEDIARTTLSANHLRVEDLDLYVPHQANVRILRAVIERLGLPIEKVLLNLDRYGNTSAASIPIALDEAVREGRIKDGSLVMLGAFGAGLTWASAMIRW, from the coding sequence ATGAAAGCCTACATTGCGGGAACCGGCTCCTATGCGCCTGCCCGGGTGCTGACGAATGCGGATCTTGAACGCATGGTGGCCACGTCCGATGAATGGATTCGGGAACGGACGGGCATCCGTGAGCGGCATATTGCAGCGACCGGGGAAGCCTGTTCGGATTTGGCGGTTCAGGCCGGGAAACGGGCACTGACTGCGGCTGGGTTGGCAGCGACCGACATCGACATGATTTTAGTCGCCACCTGTACGGGTGATTACCCGCTCCCGGCTACGGCTTGTCTCGTCCAGCATCAGCTCGGTGCGACCAACGCTGCGGCCTGTGATCTGTCGGCCGCCTGTTGCGGATTTGTCTACGCGCTTTCGGTGGCGGATGCGTACGTCAAGAACGGGATGCGTCATGTCCTCGTGATCGGCTCAGAAGTCATGTCCGCCATCACGGATTGGAGCGACCGGAACACATGCGTGCTGTTTGGGGATGGGGCCGGTGCGGTGGTCGTCAGCGCCAGCGATGGGGAACGGGGGATCTTGTCCACTCACCTTCGCTCGGACGGCGCCCTCTGTGAGTTGATTATGGTACCGGGAGGAGGTTCTCGTACTCCCCCCTCCGAGAAAGTGATCGCGGAACGCCAGCACTACATCAAAATGAAAGGGAACGAGACTTTCAAAGTCGCGGTGCGCACCTTGGAAGACATCGCCCGTACGACCCTTTCAGCCAATCATCTCCGTGTGGAGGATCTTGACCTCTATGTGCCGCACCAGGCCAACGTACGAATTCTGAGGGCGGTCATTGAGCGTCTTGGCCTTCCGATCGAAAAGGTGCTCTTGAATCTCGATCGGTATGGGAATACCTCCGCCGCATCCATTCCAATTGCCTTGGATGAAGCGGTTCGCGAAGGGCGTATCAAGGATGGCTCGCTGGTGATGCTTGGTGCGTTCGGTGCAGGATTGACTTGGGCTTCTGCGATGATCCGATGGTAA